A genome region from Halictus rubicundus isolate RS-2024b unplaced genomic scaffold, iyHalRubi1_principal scaffold0781, whole genome shotgun sequence includes the following:
- the LOC143364631 gene encoding uncharacterized protein LOC143364631, with amino-acid sequence MTSTGNCKSLISSPSYLLFKRIDERSINDSINSHELAKRLRLPTTRQTAVIEALNQLNTTTSNLMTASIKSRLTNYQRTLTFCIIPRIAGLLPDNQVDRANLHIPANLRLADPEFHRPGKIDMLLGTGPALSCLSIGQINLSKQRNVDLILQKTQFGWILGGGLLATPRSDHRTFITNVHFDLQRFWEIEEGAVKQFRSIDDQACEDHFVATEQLGESYPRALNRFLALERKLERNPELKDQYTKVIDEYRALGHMKQVTTVHTPGFYLPHHAVIKPTSLTTKVRVVFDGSAKTNTNLSLNDTLRIGPTLQDDLLSLLLRFRMHTYVLTGDIEKMYRQFLIRPEDRIYQRILWRDPHEEIKTYELTTVTFGLASAPYLAIRSLHQLATDEERNFPEAAARIKRDLYVDDLLTGTDSITEAKRLQHQIITLLKKGALNIRQWASNEPKLLSSLSKELIHPKILGDASTMKTLGISWDAQHDTIRYSVQPTTTTEVSKRNILSTIAKIYDPLGLRGPITIIAKIIMQRLWTLKITWDESVPTSIHTEWTNFESTLQQLNDIEFKRLVRIKNAKRTELHGFCDASEKAYGACLYIRTTDHSGSIHAHLLCAKSRVAPLSQITLARLELCGAVLLATLSQTVRNALTHNIDKTIFWTDSTVVLGWLKKQPSTLKTFVANRVADIQRKTDIQSWRHVRSTDNPADLISRGTTAVEFNNNHLWRNGPKWLTQEQAKWPPARFARCEELPELRTVTCLVGLINQTDEILMRYSNIQKLRRIVAYCLRFRTKHRASGPLSIKELQDANDRIIRLLQAVTFAHDIRDLKIGRLPNTSNLMPLCPFLDDSGVLRVGGRLQNSTLPFEQRHPILLPREHHVTKLIIRDSHLRNHRAGITTTLYDVRQLYWPINGKTTTRQIIRQCVRCFRVKPTSVEYVMGNLPAARVTEGRPFINSGIDYCGPFFIKERQFRNRTRVKVYVAVFICFATKAVHLEVVSDLTTEAFIAALKRFIARRGMCKNLYSDNGTNFVGANNELTELHQTLSKDEKFNHFLTSKSISWHFMPALSPHFGGLWEAAVKSFKHHVKRVVGEELFTYEQFTTFVIEIEAILNSRPLTPLSSDPNDISALTPGHFLIGGSLTCITETDFSKSPSNRLSN; translated from the exons ATGACTAGCACCGGGAATTGCAAATCACTTATCTCCTCACCATCATACCTTCTTTTCAAACGGATTGACGAACGGTCTATTAACGACAGCATTAATTCAC ACGAGCTCGCGAAACGGTTACGACTACCAACAACCCGCCAAACCGCAGTCATTGAAGCGTTGAACCAACTTAATACTACAACAAGCAATCTCATGACCGCCTCAATCAAATCACGATTAACCAATTATCAACGGACGCTAACATTTTGCATAATACCGCGAATCGCAGGATTATTACCCGACAATCAAGTCGATAGAGCCAATCTTCACATACCAGCAAACCTACGTCTAGCCGATCCAGAATTCCATCGCCCGGGAAAGATCGACATGCTGCTCGGAACCGGGCCTGCATTATCATGTCTAAGCATCGGACAAATCAACTTGTCGAAACAACGCAACGTCGATCTCATTTTACAGAAAACTCAATTCGGATGGATTTTAGGAGGCGGTCTCCTCGCGACGCCGCGATCGGACCATAGAACCTTTATCACCAACGTACACTTTGATTTACAAAGGTTCTGGGAGATCGAGGAAGGAGCCGTTAAGCAATTCCGTTCAATCGATGATCAAGCTTGCGAAGATCACTTCGTCGCCACG gaACAACTCGGAGAATCATACCCACGCGCCCTGAACCGTTTTCTCGCCCTGGAGCGAAAGCTAGAGCGAAATCCAGAATTGAAGGATCAATACACAAAGGTGATAGACGAATACCGTGCACTCGGACATATGAAACAGGTAACAACCGTTCACACGCCAGGTTTCTACTTACCGCACCACGCCGTCATTAAACCCACGAGTTTGACAACTAAGGTCCGAGTAGTTTTCGACGGATCCGCGAAGACAAACACGAATCTATCTTTAAACGACACTCTCCGAATCGGTCCCACATTGCAAGACGATCTCCTATCGCTTTTATTAAGATTCCGAATGCACACGTACGTCTTAACAGGGGACATCGAGAAAATGTATCGCCAGTTTCTCATTCGACCCGAAGATCGTATTTATCAGAGAATATTGTGGAGAGATCCGCACGAAGAAATAAAGACATACGAATTGACCACTGTTACTTTCGGACTCGCATCAGCTCCATATTTGGCTATACGAAGTCTACACCAGTTAGCGACcgatgaagaacgcaatttTCCGGAAGCAGCAGCTCGTATCAAAAGAGACTTATACGTCGACGATTTATTGACCGGCACCGATTCAATCACAGAAGCGAAGAGGTTACAACATCAAATAATAACCTTGTTGAAGAAAGGTGCTCTTAATATTCGACAGTGGGCGTCGAACGAACCGAAATTGCTATCGAGTCTGAGCAAGGAATTAATCCATCCAAAAATTCTGGGAGATGCATCCACCATGAAAACACTAGGAATATCATGGGATGCCCAGCATGACACGATTAGATATTCAGTCCAACCAACAACGACAACCGAGGTCAGCAAACGAAATATCTTATCAACAATTGCAAAAATATACGATCCACTCGGCTTGCGCGGCCCTATTACGATCATTGCCAAAATCATAATGCAACGACTctggaccttgaaaatcaccTGGGACGAGTCAGTACCTACCAGCATCCACACAGAATGGACAAATTTCGAAAGCACTCTACAACAACTCAACGATATTGAATTCAAACGCCTTGTAAGGATAAAAAATGCAAAACGGACCGAATTACACGGCTTTTGCGACGCTAGCGAAAAAGCCTACGGCGCCTGCTTATATATACGAACAACCGATCATTCCGGGTCCATTCACGCGCACCTACTTTGCGCAAAATCACGGGTCGCGCCGCTCAGTCAGATAACCCTAGCGCGTTTAGAACTATGCGGCGCCGTATTATTAGCCACGTTATCCCAAACCGTGCGAAACGCGTTAACACACAATATCGACAAAACCATTTTCTGGACTGATTCGACCGTCGTCCTAGGCTGGTTGAAAAAACAACCTTCTACTTTAAAGACTTTCGTTGCGAACCGCGTAGCAGATATTCAACGCAAAACGGACATTCAATCATGGCGACATGTTCGGTCAACTGACAATCCAGCCGACCTCATTTCTCGGGGAACCACCGCCGTAGAATTCAACAACAATCACCTTTGGCGCAACGGACCCAAGTGGCTCACCCAAGAGCAAGCCAAATGGCCACCAGCAAGATTTGCCAGGTGTGAGGAGCTACCGGAACTACGGACGGTGACGTGTTTAGTAGGCTTGATCAACCAAACCGACGAGATTCTCATGCGATACTCGAACATTCAAAAACTCAGACGAATCGTTGCCTATTGTTTACGTTTTCGAACCAAACATCGGGCCTCAGGACCTTTGTCTATTAAAGAATTACAAGACGCAAACGACCGAATAATAAGATTATTACAAGCTGTTACATTTGCTCATGACATACGTGATTTGAAAATCGGAAGATTACCAAACACTAGCAATCTGATGCCATTATGTCCGTTTCTTGACGACTCAGGAGTATTACGTGTGGGGGGACGATTACAAAATTCTACCCTGCCTTTTGAACAGAGACATCCGATACTTTTACCTCGAGAGCATCACGTCACCAAACTCATAATTCGTGATTCACACCTACGAAATCATCGCGCTGGAATCACAACCACGTTATACGATGTGCGACAATTGTATTGGCCAATAAATGGAAAAACCACCACACGCCAAATCATTAGGCAATGCGTCAGATGTTTCCGGGTAAAACCCACCAGCGTCGAATATGTAATGGGCAACCTACCTGCCGCGCGCGTCACCGAGGGTCGTCCTTTCATCAACAGCGGAATAGATTATTGCGGTCCCTTCTTCATAAAGGAACGACAATTCAGAAATCGGACCCGAGTTAAGGTCTACGTGGCCGTGTTCATTTGCTTTGCAACAAAGGCCGTCCATTTGGAAGTAGTCAGCGATCTGACCACCGAAGCATTTATCGCGGCACTTAAACGATTCATCGCGCGGCGAGGAATGTGCAAAAACCTATATTCAGACAACGGTACCAACTTCGTCGGTGCCAACAATGAGTTAACGGAACTCCACCAAACATTATCTAAGGACGAGAAATTCAATCACTTTCTCACATCCAAATCTATATCATGGCATTTCATGCCCGCTCTGTCACCTCATTTCGGCGGACTGTGGGAAGCCGCCGTCAAATCATTTAAACACCATGTCAAACGTGTTGTCGGTGAAGAATTATTCACATACGAACAATTCACCACATTCGTTATCGAGATCGAAGCCATACTCAATTCGCGTCCTCTGACACCACTCTCGTCAGATCCAAACGATATATCCGCTCTTACGCCCGGCCATTTCCTGATCGGTGGTTCTTTGACGTGCATCACCGAGACTGATTTCAGCAAATCGccatcaaatcgcctatccaatTGA